One part of the Salinivirga cyanobacteriivorans genome encodes these proteins:
- a CDS encoding acetyl-CoA carboxylase biotin carboxyl carrier protein subunit: MEEKAKKPRFKSFTVDETVYKTYLTKKYHERRAYEPNNPKKLISFIPGTILKILVKEGQKVKKGDPLLILEAMKMENEILSERAFKVKKIHVKKGETVPKNTLMIEFE; the protein is encoded by the coding sequence ATGGAGGAAAAAGCAAAAAAACCAAGGTTCAAAAGCTTTACTGTTGATGAAACGGTATATAAAACATACCTGACAAAAAAGTATCATGAGCGCAGGGCTTACGAACCGAATAATCCTAAAAAACTGATTTCTTTTATTCCGGGTACTATTTTAAAAATACTTGTGAAGGAAGGACAGAAGGTTAAGAAAGGAGACCCATTGCTCATTCTGGAGGCTATGAAAATGGAGAACGAAATTCTCTCAGAGCGAGCATTTAAGGTTAAAAAAATTCATGTGAAAAAGGGCGAAACAGTGCCCAAAAACACCTTAATGATTGAATTCGAATAA
- a CDS encoding C25 family cysteine peptidase, with protein sequence MRRILLSILAMAIMATAWAANGEKLVFKKSDNQLKVEKITQTGFNFELSVAEAMVKAKENKHGDFFMLHSKGFTKSFDIGNPNLPTKTKLIEVPFGAEVKIKVLSQKTEVISLDERGFEGNLYPCQPSVAKCDEGKEQEFKFNKKTYARDAFYSNDIVVYEESGVMRGTRLGTIAINPFSYNPVTNELKVVTDLEVEIIFEGADMAKTEEMQEIYGNSVFSSLLSKTMNHKVEGKPLNQNEPVKMIVIADRMFETSLQPFVEWKNMSGVITTVRYTDEPEVGNTTTSIQSFLQGLYDGATTEDPAPSFLLLVGDIGQIPAFSGESGSHVSDLYYTCYDGPSDMIPDINHGRFSAQTTDQLDAIIEKTLMYEKYEMADPSYLDQTLLVAGDDESWEDVYGNGAMWYVDNYYFNAEHGINNHLFLQDPPNGNAAVHDSIIANVNAGIAWGNYTAHCNSSGWGTPSFTTSDVPSLTNDGKYGVLIGNCCLSNKFDDNECFGEALLRTANKGAIGYMGGSNSTYWDEDYWWAVGNGSPVEEPQYADFGNGNYDLMFHENGADQPYADWAITTGQVNIAGNLAVEESSSSRKLYYWEIYHLMGDPSLVPYAGVPDPITPNYQSTIFVGVGTLSITGLPEYARVALSDGGTLITTAVADASGSLTLEFDPFTTPTTADLVITGQFHQPYIGTLDVVPGTEPFVVLNEYTVNGSTAYGEAVTLDVNMKNVAEAGSGYDAANVDVTLSTEDSYVTISDNNETYGTINAGDSTTIADAFALTFADDIPDQHSILFTVTATGDDAKYTWESTFNIVVNAPVLSVGVLNIDDTGSGNGDNILDPGETANLVLTINNNGAADIDNVNSAFTINSGSEYLTFTDNTAAVGAIAAGANTTATYEVTADAATPLGTPVDLTNNVTGGASDQYTASGDKQVIIGFVPEYCESGATSSSDSDLTNFEFGDLANNTDGDCGQYDDFTEEPELIHEFMIGATYDVSITLGTCGGTYTKGAAVFVDWNYDGDFDDEGETAFEVAAQDNDWTATGTITIPADAPAGQKFLRVIVQETSGDISPCGTFSWGGTEDYKIILVAPNPPVADFEATPTETTAGMNVAFTDLTTNAPTSWDWTIAPGTAGTDFEFVEGTDNTSRNPVVQFNTANSYTVELTATNLVDSDTETKTDYITINEVTDVPVADFTADVTDIYPGEVVHFTDMSTNTPTGWQWTVTPGTEGTEFEYVESTSSTSQNPAIQFNTPGYYTIELVATNEIGDSDPYSVTDMINVLPVFYMQDGSATTCNGVFFDTGGPDGDYSSDENLTFTIYPAETGKVSRVDFVAFETEGGYDYLTIYDGEDATATQIGSYDDVNDGLSVQATNAAGALTFVFDSDGSVTDPGWEANISCVTPGNYLATFTVTDADSNPIEGATVNINSTDITTGVNGVATIDLADGTYDYTVSATGYYDATGSITVSGADVAEEVALDMEMYMVTFEVTADGEAAEGATITCPGMDPMTTDVDGHASMEMQTGTHEYTVTMDGYPDATGTFDVVDGPVTVPVNMVGINGISTANLKLYPNPNKGTFHIEVNGTYNITVMNAIGRTIHTEKVNGQATIDMDNASEGIYFIKLQDGNKVETQRFIISR encoded by the coding sequence ATGAGAAGAATTCTATTATCCATTTTAGCGATGGCAATAATGGCTACTGCCTGGGCTGCAAATGGAGAGAAGCTCGTTTTTAAGAAGAGCGACAATCAACTAAAAGTCGAAAAAATCACACAAACAGGCTTTAACTTTGAACTTTCTGTTGCCGAGGCAATGGTAAAGGCAAAAGAAAACAAGCACGGTGATTTTTTCATGCTTCACTCAAAAGGATTTACTAAATCATTTGATATAGGAAATCCTAATTTGCCAACCAAAACAAAATTAATTGAAGTGCCTTTTGGTGCTGAGGTTAAAATTAAAGTTCTTTCTCAAAAAACTGAAGTTATCAGTTTAGATGAAAGAGGTTTTGAAGGCAACCTCTATCCTTGTCAGCCATCAGTGGCAAAATGTGACGAAGGTAAAGAACAAGAATTCAAATTCAACAAAAAAACTTATGCCCGCGATGCATTTTACAGCAATGATATTGTTGTTTACGAAGAATCGGGCGTTATGCGTGGCACACGCTTGGGAACAATAGCCATTAACCCATTCAGCTACAACCCGGTAACCAACGAACTTAAAGTAGTTACCGATTTAGAGGTTGAAATAATTTTTGAAGGAGCCGACATGGCCAAAACTGAAGAGATGCAAGAGATTTATGGCAATAGCGTATTCTCTTCACTACTCAGCAAAACCATGAACCATAAAGTGGAAGGTAAACCTTTAAATCAGAACGAACCGGTTAAAATGATTGTAATTGCCGACCGCATGTTCGAAACTTCACTCCAACCATTCGTTGAGTGGAAAAACATGTCTGGCGTAATTACTACAGTACGTTATACCGACGAACCTGAAGTAGGTAATACAACCACTTCAATTCAATCATTCCTTCAGGGATTATATGATGGTGCTACAACAGAAGATCCTGCACCTTCCTTCCTGCTCCTAGTAGGTGACATAGGTCAGATTCCAGCTTTCTCCGGTGAATCAGGAAGCCATGTCAGCGATCTTTACTATACCTGTTATGACGGCCCAAGCGACATGATTCCGGATATTAACCACGGCCGTTTTTCAGCACAAACAACCGATCAGCTTGATGCCATTATCGAAAAAACACTGATGTATGAAAAATACGAAATGGCAGATCCATCGTACCTCGACCAAACCCTTTTAGTTGCAGGAGATGATGAAAGCTGGGAGGACGTATATGGAAATGGTGCCATGTGGTATGTAGACAACTACTATTTTAATGCCGAGCATGGTATAAACAATCACCTATTTTTGCAGGATCCTCCAAACGGAAATGCTGCAGTACATGATTCAATCATTGCCAATGTAAATGCAGGTATTGCCTGGGGTAACTACACTGCACACTGTAATTCATCTGGTTGGGGTACACCTTCATTTACAACAAGCGATGTGCCTTCATTAACCAACGATGGGAAATACGGTGTCTTAATCGGAAACTGCTGTTTATCAAACAAATTCGATGATAACGAATGTTTCGGCGAAGCACTTTTGCGGACTGCCAACAAAGGAGCCATTGGATACATGGGTGGTTCAAACAGCACCTATTGGGACGAAGATTACTGGTGGGCCGTTGGTAACGGATCGCCTGTAGAAGAACCACAATATGCCGACTTCGGAAATGGTAACTATGACCTGATGTTCCATGAAAATGGAGCAGACCAGCCATATGCAGACTGGGCGATTACAACAGGACAGGTAAACATTGCCGGAAACCTGGCAGTAGAAGAAAGTAGCTCAAGCAGAAAACTTTACTACTGGGAAATTTATCACCTGATGGGCGATCCTTCATTAGTGCCCTATGCCGGTGTCCCAGACCCAATAACACCAAACTACCAGAGCACTATATTTGTAGGTGTTGGAACACTTAGCATTACCGGTTTGCCCGAATATGCAAGAGTGGCTCTAAGCGATGGAGGTACACTAATTACCACAGCTGTTGCAGATGCCAGCGGATCGCTTACACTGGAGTTTGATCCATTTACAACGCCAACCACTGCTGACCTGGTAATTACAGGACAATTCCACCAGCCATATATTGGAACATTGGATGTAGTGCCGGGAACAGAGCCTTTCGTTGTATTGAATGAATATACAGTTAACGGATCTACAGCTTATGGAGAAGCTGTTACACTGGATGTAAATATGAAAAACGTGGCCGAAGCAGGAAGTGGATACGATGCTGCCAATGTAGACGTAACGCTTTCTACAGAAGATAGCTACGTTACTATTTCGGACAATAACGAAACCTATGGTACAATTAACGCCGGCGATTCAACAACTATTGCCGATGCTTTTGCTTTGACTTTTGCTGATGATATTCCTGATCAGCATTCCATATTATTCACCGTTACAGCAACAGGTGATGATGCAAAATACACATGGGAAAGCACATTCAACATCGTTGTGAATGCACCTGTGCTATCTGTAGGCGTACTGAACATCGACGATACAGGATCAGGTAATGGCGACAATATTCTTGATCCGGGTGAAACAGCCAACCTCGTGTTGACAATCAATAACAATGGTGCTGCCGACATAGACAACGTAAACAGTGCATTTACCATTAACAGCGGATCTGAATACCTCACTTTTACAGATAATACAGCTGCCGTTGGAGCTATTGCTGCAGGAGCTAACACTACTGCCACATATGAAGTTACAGCCGATGCAGCCACACCACTTGGCACACCGGTTGACCTGACCAATAATGTAACAGGTGGCGCCAGCGATCAGTATACAGCCTCTGGTGACAAACAAGTGATTATTGGTTTTGTACCAGAATATTGCGAATCAGGGGCAACAAGTTCATCAGATTCTGACCTTACGAACTTCGAATTTGGCGACCTTGCCAACAATACCGATGGTGACTGCGGTCAATATGACGATTTCACCGAAGAACCGGAATTGATTCACGAATTTATGATTGGTGCAACCTATGATGTATCAATTACCCTTGGTACTTGTGGCGGAACTTACACCAAAGGAGCTGCAGTATTTGTAGACTGGAACTACGATGGTGATTTTGATGATGAAGGCGAAACCGCATTTGAAGTTGCAGCACAGGATAATGACTGGACAGCAACCGGAACCATTACTATTCCGGCTGATGCACCTGCAGGACAAAAATTCCTCCGTGTTATCGTACAAGAGACTTCAGGTGACATTTCTCCGTGTGGTACATTCTCATGGGGAGGCACAGAAGATTACAAAATTATATTGGTAGCACCAAACCCACCAGTAGCTGACTTCGAAGCCACTCCAACCGAAACTACAGCAGGCATGAATGTGGCATTCACTGATCTTACAACCAATGCCCCAACTTCATGGGATTGGACCATTGCACCGGGGACCGCCGGCACAGACTTTGAGTTTGTTGAAGGAACAGACAACACTTCCCGCAACCCGGTTGTACAATTCAACACAGCCAATTCGTACACTGTAGAGCTTACAGCCACTAACCTCGTTGATAGCGATACGGAAACTAAAACAGACTACATCACCATCAATGAAGTGACTGATGTACCTGTTGCTGACTTTACAGCTGATGTAACAGACATTTACCCGGGTGAAGTTGTACATTTCACAGACATGTCGACTAATACACCAACCGGATGGCAATGGACTGTTACACCGGGAACCGAAGGAACCGAGTTTGAATATGTAGAGAGTACAAGCAGTACCTCACAGAATCCGGCCATTCAGTTCAACACACCGGGATACTACACCATAGAACTGGTAGCAACAAATGAAATTGGCGATTCTGATCCGTACAGCGTAACCGATATGATTAATGTATTACCGGTATTTTATATGCAGGATGGCTCTGCTACAACCTGTAACGGTGTATTCTTCGATACAGGTGGTCCTGACGGAGACTACAGCTCAGATGAGAACCTGACTTTCACCATTTACCCGGCAGAAACCGGAAAAGTAAGTCGTGTAGATTTTGTAGCCTTTGAAACAGAGGGTGGTTATGATTACCTGACCATTTATGATGGAGAAGATGCTACTGCTACTCAAATTGGTTCTTACGATGATGTTAACGATGGTTTATCGGTTCAGGCTACCAATGCAGCAGGTGCACTCACATTTGTATTTGATTCTGATGGCAGTGTGACTGATCCGGGTTGGGAAGCCAACATCAGCTGTGTAACTCCAGGCAACTACCTGGCTACATTTACAGTAACTGATGCTGACAGCAACCCAATTGAAGGCGCTACAGTTAACATTAACAGTACCGATATTACAACAGGTGTTAATGGTGTTGCTACCATTGACCTTGCCGACGGTACATATGATTACACAGTAAGTGCAACAGGTTATTATGATGCCACAGGCAGCATTACCGTTTCAGGAGCCGATGTAGCCGAAGAGGTAGCCCTTGATATGGAAATGTACATGGTTACATTTGAAGTTACCGCTGATGGCGAAGCTGCCGAAGGCGCAACCATTACATGCCCTGGAATGGATCCAATGACTACCGATGTAGATGGTCATGCTTCAATGGAAATGCAAACCGGAACACATGAATACACTGTAACCATGGACGGATATCCTGACGCAACCGGAACATTCGACGTTGTAGACGGCCCAGTTACCGTACCTGTGAACATGGTTGGAATTAACGGTATTTCAACAGCTAACCTGAAACTGTACCCGAACCCGAACAAGGGAACCTTCCACATTGAGGTAAACGGCACTTACAATATTACCGTAATGAATGCCATTGGCCGCACTATTCACACCGAAAAAGTGAATGGTCAGGCAACCATTGATATGGACAATGCTTCAGAAGGTATTTATTTCATTAAATTACAGGATGGAAACAAAGTGGAAACACAGCGTTTTATCATTAGCCGATAA
- the xerD gene encoding site-specific tyrosine recombinase XerD, with protein sequence MDSPFHNIPHADAFRAWLQIEKGLSDNTINAYIQDLFKLAQFSDEYSGKLNPEKTDIKTLREFLHWIHDIGLSPTSQARILSGIKAYFKFLKLEEIINHNPAQLLETPRTKRKLPVVLSLQEIDALVEVIDMSKPQSQRNRAIIETLYGCGLRVSELTELKLSNLHFSEGFIRVIGKGNSERLVPIGETAMKEINNYVKYERVHVEPQKNEEDYVFLNRRGKHLTRVMVFTMIKQLVQAAGIQKTISPHTFRHSFATHMVENGADLRVVQEMLGHKSILTTEIYTHIDRHYLKETLIEYHPHGRG encoded by the coding sequence ATGGATAGCCCATTTCACAATATACCGCACGCAGACGCTTTTCGTGCATGGTTACAAATCGAGAAAGGCCTGTCGGATAATACCATAAATGCCTACATCCAGGATTTATTTAAACTGGCCCAATTTTCTGATGAGTATTCGGGTAAATTAAATCCTGAAAAAACAGATATAAAAACTCTGCGTGAATTTTTACACTGGATTCACGATATTGGCCTCTCCCCTACATCACAAGCCCGTATTTTGTCAGGAATCAAGGCTTATTTTAAATTCCTCAAGTTAGAGGAAATAATTAACCACAATCCGGCCCAACTACTTGAAACGCCACGTACAAAACGAAAATTGCCTGTAGTATTGAGTCTGCAGGAGATTGATGCCCTGGTGGAGGTTATAGATATGAGCAAACCGCAAAGTCAGCGCAACCGGGCCATAATAGAAACCCTTTACGGTTGTGGGTTACGTGTTTCTGAGCTTACAGAACTAAAGCTAAGCAACCTCCATTTCAGCGAGGGGTTTATCCGAGTAATAGGAAAAGGCAATAGCGAACGTCTTGTTCCCATTGGAGAAACAGCCATGAAAGAGATTAACAATTATGTAAAATACGAAAGGGTGCATGTGGAACCTCAAAAAAATGAGGAAGACTATGTGTTTTTAAATCGCCGTGGCAAGCACCTCACACGCGTAATGGTATTTACAATGATCAAACAATTGGTGCAGGCTGCCGGAATCCAAAAAACCATCAGTCCGCATACTTTCCGGCACAGCTTTGCCACCCACATGGTTGAAAACGGCGCTGACTTACGCGTGGTGCAGGAAATGCTGGGGCATAAATCCATTCTCACTACTGAAATTTACACCCATATCGATCGCCATTACCTCAAGGAAACCCTCATTGAGTATCACCCGCATGGGCGGGGATAA
- a CDS encoding bile acid:sodium symporter family protein — protein sequence MRELFSEYALPATLAIIMGGMGLSLEFKDFRQVFVRPRPILTGLFSQMILLPLIAFVLVGFTDLDPYIKVGFILIAACPGGTASNLVTHLLKGNLALCVSLSSLNSLLILFTLPLYVNIALQIFVGTSAEIHLPFSSTMREVFFVIAIPVFTGMLIRWWKKEMAIKLEKPLRYIMTLLLLTVFVVVIFFEEQEEAAQIKDYIDILPWALALNVGSMIAGFLVGMGLKTGYKNSYTISIEVGLQNSALAIFVAKSLLENNTMAVVAVIYSSFTFFSTAFIGWLLKQYVFNRYVVKRNQ from the coding sequence ATGAGAGAACTTTTCTCCGAATATGCTTTGCCCGCTACACTGGCCATAATTATGGGCGGCATGGGGCTTTCGCTAGAGTTTAAAGACTTCAGGCAGGTATTTGTCAGGCCACGTCCCATACTAACGGGTCTTTTCAGCCAGATGATACTCCTCCCACTTATCGCGTTTGTGCTTGTCGGGTTCACCGACCTCGATCCATATATAAAAGTTGGTTTTATACTCATAGCAGCCTGCCCCGGAGGCACAGCATCGAATCTGGTCACGCACCTTTTAAAAGGTAATCTGGCCCTGTGTGTATCGCTATCTTCGCTGAACAGTTTGCTCATTCTATTTACGCTTCCACTATATGTAAACATTGCATTGCAAATATTTGTAGGTACATCGGCCGAAATCCACCTACCCTTTTCATCGACCATGCGCGAGGTATTTTTTGTAATTGCCATACCGGTTTTTACAGGTATGCTCATACGCTGGTGGAAGAAAGAGATGGCCATAAAACTCGAAAAACCTTTGCGCTACATCATGACGCTTTTGCTATTAACTGTTTTTGTGGTAGTCATATTTTTTGAAGAGCAGGAAGAAGCCGCACAAATAAAAGATTACATTGATATTCTGCCGTGGGCCCTGGCACTCAATGTAGGCTCAATGATTGCCGGTTTTCTGGTTGGTATGGGGCTCAAAACAGGTTATAAAAACAGCTACACCATCAGTATTGAGGTTGGCTTGCAAAACAGCGCCCTGGCCATATTTGTGGCCAAATCATTATTGGAGAACAATACCATGGCCGTGGTAGCAGTCATATACAGCTCCTTCACCTTCTTCAGCACCGCATTCATTGGCTGGCTTTTAAAACAGTACGTTTTTAACCGCTACGTGGTAAAAAGAAACCAATAA
- a CDS encoding prolyl oligopeptidase family serine peptidase, protein MKHFFPLALAVLMLAACTPQKEKPTDFQYPDTKKQDVVDDYFGQKVKDPYRWLENDTSKATAQWVKAQNEVTFGYLEQIPFRDAIKERLTEIWNYPRISAPFKRGGHYFVFKNDGLQNQSVAYIKDNLEDEGEVILDPNKLSEDGTVSLAAFTPSEDGKYLAYAISRGGSDWREIYVKDIETGKLLDDHIMWAKFSGITWYKDGFFYTRYPKPEEGSKLSGVNENNKIYYHKLGTPQSEDELFYEDPEHPEWGFGVDITEDEKYMIIYVTESTSGNALYFKDLKDPNAEMQTLVSGFEKDYSVIDHINKQFLIRTNDGASRYRIMAADPANPAMENWTEFIPEEEGVLRGISLVGGKMIANYMKDARSQIKIFDLEGNFQHELDNDVVGTISGFGGKLEDEITFYTVTSFTTPSTVYKYNVADNKSELYQRSKIDIDASKYESKQVFYESKDGTKVPMFITHKKGLELDGDNPTLLYGYGGFNVSLTPSFSITRLIWLENDGVFAMPNLRGGGEYGEEWHKAGTKLNKQNVFDDFIAAAEYLIDNDYTSSDKLTIQGGSNGGLLVGAVTNQRPDLFAVALPAVGVMDMLRYHKFTIGRYWATDYGTSEDNEEMFNYLMSYSPLHTIKEDADYPAVLVTTADHDDRVVPAHSFKYISTLQEKYDGNNPVMIRIAVKAGHGAGKPTSMVIQEYADLWSFAFYNMDVTPKYEIKEKE, encoded by the coding sequence ATGAAGCATTTTTTTCCTCTGGCGTTGGCAGTATTAATGCTGGCCGCCTGTACACCCCAAAAAGAGAAACCCACAGATTTTCAATATCCTGATACCAAAAAGCAGGATGTGGTAGATGATTATTTTGGCCAAAAAGTAAAGGACCCGTATCGATGGCTCGAGAACGACACCTCCAAAGCTACCGCGCAATGGGTAAAAGCTCAAAATGAGGTTACTTTCGGGTACCTGGAGCAAATTCCTTTCCGTGATGCCATTAAAGAGCGCCTGACTGAAATCTGGAACTATCCACGTATTTCAGCGCCATTTAAGCGTGGCGGACATTACTTTGTTTTTAAAAACGATGGCCTCCAGAACCAAAGTGTAGCTTACATTAAAGATAACCTGGAAGACGAGGGCGAAGTAATTCTTGACCCGAATAAGTTGTCTGAAGACGGAACCGTGTCTTTGGCAGCCTTTACACCTTCTGAAGATGGCAAGTATTTGGCTTATGCCATTTCACGCGGCGGCTCAGACTGGCGTGAGATTTACGTAAAAGATATTGAAACCGGCAAATTGCTCGATGATCACATCATGTGGGCCAAGTTTTCCGGCATTACATGGTACAAAGATGGTTTTTTCTACACCCGTTACCCAAAACCTGAAGAGGGTAGTAAGTTGAGTGGTGTGAATGAAAACAATAAAATTTATTATCATAAACTGGGTACACCGCAATCAGAAGATGAGCTCTTTTATGAAGACCCTGAGCATCCCGAGTGGGGGTTCGGTGTGGATATTACCGAGGATGAAAAGTACATGATCATTTACGTAACCGAATCTACCAGCGGCAATGCATTGTATTTTAAAGATCTTAAAGATCCGAATGCAGAGATGCAAACACTGGTAAGTGGATTCGAGAAAGATTACAGTGTAATTGACCATATCAACAAACAGTTCCTGATTCGTACCAACGATGGTGCTTCGCGGTATCGTATAATGGCTGCCGATCCGGCCAACCCGGCCATGGAAAACTGGACCGAATTCATACCCGAAGAAGAAGGCGTATTGCGCGGTATTAGTCTCGTTGGCGGCAAAATGATTGCCAATTACATGAAAGATGCCCGCTCACAAATTAAAATCTTTGACCTGGAAGGGAACTTTCAACACGAGCTGGACAATGACGTGGTTGGAACCATCAGTGGTTTTGGTGGTAAGCTCGAAGATGAAATCACGTTCTACACCGTGACATCATTCACCACACCTTCTACTGTGTACAAATACAACGTGGCCGATAATAAATCGGAGCTTTATCAGCGTAGTAAGATTGACATTGATGCCTCGAAATATGAGTCGAAACAAGTATTTTACGAAAGTAAAGATGGCACAAAAGTACCCATGTTCATTACCCATAAAAAAGGCCTGGAGCTCGATGGTGACAATCCAACGTTACTTTACGGTTATGGTGGTTTCAACGTGAGTTTGACGCCTTCATTCAGTATCACCCGACTGATTTGGCTCGAAAACGACGGTGTATTTGCCATGCCTAACCTGCGCGGTGGCGGCGAATACGGCGAAGAGTGGCACAAGGCCGGTACGAAATTGAACAAGCAAAACGTGTTTGACGATTTTATCGCTGCAGCCGAGTATCTGATTGATAACGATTACACATCGTCCGACAAGTTGACCATTCAGGGTGGATCCAACGGTGGATTGCTCGTGGGAGCTGTAACCAATCAGCGTCCCGACCTATTTGCCGTAGCCCTGCCCGCAGTAGGTGTGATGGATATGCTGCGTTACCATAAATTTACCATTGGCCGCTATTGGGCCACTGACTATGGTACCTCAGAAGACAACGAGGAGATGTTCAACTACCTGATGAGCTACTCTCCACTGCACACTATAAAGGAAGATGCCGATTACCCGGCTGTATTGGTTACCACGGCCGATCATGATGACCGTGTAGTACCAGCACACTCATTTAAATACATTTCTACCTTGCAGGAAAAATATGACGGTAACAATCCCGTAATGATTCGCATTGCCGTAAAGGCAGGACACGGAGCCGGTAAACCAACCAGCATGGTTATCCAGGAATATGCCGACCTCTGGTCGTTTGCATTCTACAATATGGATGTAACACCCAAATACGAAATAAAAGAAAAAGAATAG
- a CDS encoding acyl-CoA carboxylase subunit beta: MSLKQKTKELLKRRAIAEQGGGDKAIQKQTAMGKMTARERILALLDKDSFHEYDLFVEHDARDFNMDKKVLHGDGVITGTGTIYGSPVCIFAQDFTVAGGSLGVMHARKITKIMDHSLKMRVPLIGINDSGGARIQEGVNSLAGYGEIFFRNTLASGVIPQISVILGPCAGGAVYSPALTDFVFVVDQISKMFITGPEVIKTVLGEEITMEELGGALVQAEKTGNAHFYAKNEMECFDQIKKLITFIPWNNGQKARAFPPKEPRKEYKIEDIVPSDPKKPYDVRDVIRALVDDSDFFEVQERFAANIVVGFGRINGETVGFVANQPLVLAGVLDTDSSDKAARFIRYCDAFNVPVVTLEDLPGYLPGVDQEHAGVIRHGAKVLYAYSEATVPKVTIILRKAYGGGYIAMNSRHLRADFVFAWPTAEIAVMGPEGAANIIFRKDIKEADDPEAMRKQKVKEYKEKFANPYVAAAKGYIDSVIEPETTRRILMHSIEVSANKNVGQPKKKHGIPPF; the protein is encoded by the coding sequence ATGTCATTAAAACAAAAGACGAAAGAGCTTTTAAAAAGAAGAGCCATTGCAGAGCAGGGAGGTGGCGACAAGGCGATTCAGAAGCAAACTGCAATGGGTAAAATGACCGCCCGTGAGCGTATTTTAGCTCTTCTTGACAAAGACTCCTTCCATGAGTATGACCTTTTCGTGGAGCATGATGCCCGCGATTTCAACATGGATAAGAAGGTGCTGCATGGAGATGGTGTGATCACCGGTACCGGTACCATTTATGGTTCACCTGTATGTATTTTTGCACAGGATTTTACTGTAGCAGGAGGTTCACTTGGTGTGATGCACGCCCGAAAAATCACCAAAATCATGGATCACTCGCTAAAAATGCGTGTGCCTTTGATTGGTATCAATGACTCCGGAGGTGCCCGAATCCAGGAAGGTGTAAATTCTTTGGCTGGTTATGGAGAGATTTTCTTTAGAAATACCCTCGCATCTGGTGTTATACCACAAATTTCAGTCATTCTTGGTCCTTGTGCAGGAGGGGCAGTTTATTCGCCCGCACTGACGGATTTTGTATTTGTGGTCGATCAGATTTCCAAAATGTTTATTACCGGTCCTGAGGTTATTAAAACTGTGCTCGGAGAGGAAATTACCATGGAAGAACTTGGTGGTGCACTTGTACAGGCAGAGAAAACAGGTAATGCGCACTTTTATGCCAAAAATGAGATGGAGTGCTTCGATCAGATTAAGAAACTCATCACATTTATTCCCTGGAATAATGGTCAAAAAGCACGTGCATTTCCGCCAAAAGAACCACGTAAAGAGTATAAAATTGAGGATATTGTACCCAGCGATCCTAAAAAACCATATGACGTTCGCGACGTTATTCGCGCATTGGTCGATGACTCTGATTTCTTTGAAGTACAGGAGCGATTTGCAGCCAATATTGTTGTAGGATTTGGTCGTATTAACGGAGAAACAGTCGGATTCGTTGCAAACCAGCCATTGGTTTTAGCTGGTGTATTAGATACTGACTCTTCTGATAAAGCTGCCCGCTTCATTCGTTATTGCGATGCATTTAATGTGCCGGTTGTAACACTTGAAGACCTTCCGGGATATCTCCCAGGGGTTGATCAGGAACATGCCGGTGTAATTCGCCACGGAGCTAAGGTGCTTTATGCTTATAGTGAAGCAACAGTACCAAAAGTTACCATTATCCTTCGCAAAGCTTATGGTGGTGGATATATTGCAATGAATTCACGTCACCTGCGCGCAGACTTTGTTTTTGCATGGCCAACAGCCGAAATTGCTGTAATGGGTCCGGAAGGCGCCGCTAACATTATTTTCCGAAAGGATATTAAAGAAGCAGACGATCCGGAAGCTATGCGCAAGCAAAAAGTGAAAGAGTATAAAGAAAAATTTGCCAACCCTTATGTAGCTGCAGCAAAAGGATATATAGATTCTGTAATCGAGCCGGAAACGACTCGTCGTATTTTGATGCACTCAATTGAGGTTTCGGCTAATAAGAACGTTGGACAACCGAAGAAAAAACACGGTATTCCACCATTCTAA